The Phycisphaeraceae bacterium genome includes a window with the following:
- a CDS encoding Gfo/Idh/MocA family oxidoreductase, producing MNQLRIGFLGCGRIQRKHLSGLLRRDDAVAVAFADPNAANIDVLLESEKVTPSGVARYASMDELYAHGGIDAVVIATPHTMHDEHIAKALEADLHIMVEKPMVTTVAGARRMIELAEASKKHVLVAYNSPYSPEFRYLREVIREERFGRLQMVSGYISQGWRPFVKGTWREDVSLSGGGFAYDSGAHPLNSVCWAIDRLPTRVLAWLDELGGPVEINASILARFGEDVTANITLAGDSASGFGSFMVFCFERGRIEIDGWNGNWIRVWDGPAEVKYPAVAGGALQPIDHLIEVIRGEAEPLTSPRNGLVHSMLMEMIYASAESGLAVEADQAEGLEPT from the coding sequence ATGAACCAGCTCCGGATCGGCTTCCTCGGTTGCGGGCGGATTCAGCGTAAGCACCTCAGCGGGCTGCTCCGGCGTGATGACGCGGTGGCGGTCGCCTTTGCCGATCCGAATGCGGCCAACATTGACGTGTTGCTGGAGAGTGAGAAGGTCACGCCATCGGGTGTTGCGCGGTACGCGTCGATGGATGAACTGTATGCGCACGGGGGAATTGACGCGGTGGTGATCGCGACGCCGCACACGATGCACGATGAGCACATCGCCAAGGCGTTGGAGGCTGATCTGCACATTATGGTGGAGAAGCCGATGGTGACGACGGTGGCGGGGGCGCGGCGGATGATCGAGCTGGCGGAGGCGTCGAAGAAGCACGTGCTGGTGGCTTACAACTCGCCTTATTCGCCGGAGTTCCGTTATCTGCGGGAGGTTATCCGGGAGGAGCGTTTTGGGCGGCTGCAGATGGTGTCGGGGTACATCAGCCAGGGGTGGCGGCCGTTTGTGAAAGGGACTTGGCGTGAGGATGTGTCGTTGTCGGGTGGGGGGTTCGCGTACGACTCGGGCGCACACCCGCTGAACTCGGTGTGCTGGGCGATTGACCGGCTGCCGACGCGGGTGCTGGCGTGGCTGGATGAGCTGGGCGGGCCGGTGGAGATCAACGCGTCGATCCTGGCGCGGTTTGGTGAGGATGTGACGGCGAACATAACCCTTGCCGGGGACTCGGCTTCGGGGTTTGGCAGCTTCATGGTGTTCTGTTTTGAGCGGGGGCGGATCGAGATTGACGGGTGGAACGGGAACTGGATCCGGGTGTGGGACGGTCCGGCGGAGGTGAAGTACCCGGCGGTGGCGGGGGGGGCGCTACAGCCGATCGATCATCTGATCGAGGTGATCCGGGGGGAGGCGGAGCCGCTGACGAGTCCGCGGAATGGGCTGGTGCACTCGATGCTGATGGAGATGATCTATGCCTCTGCGGAATCAGGACTTGCGGTCGAGGCGGATCAGGCTGAGGGGTTGGAGCCGACGTAG
- a CDS encoding thioesterase family protein, producing the protein MKHPEAGKPVSLTIDVQVRYNECDPQGVAHHASYPIWLEISRTDLLRAQGMAYKDLEAQGILFVVARMNLRYQRPARYDDVLSIDVTLEPSGGVKLVHGYVIRRGDEVVATAETTLACIDQAGKLRPVPKGLLGED; encoded by the coding sequence ATGAAGCATCCTGAAGCGGGTAAGCCCGTAAGCCTGACCATTGACGTGCAGGTTCGTTACAACGAGTGCGACCCTCAGGGCGTTGCCCACCACGCCTCCTACCCCATCTGGCTCGAAATCTCCCGGACCGACCTGCTCCGGGCTCAGGGCATGGCCTACAAGGACCTCGAAGCCCAGGGCATCCTCTTCGTCGTCGCGCGGATGAACCTCCGCTACCAGCGACCCGCCCGCTACGACGATGTCCTGTCGATTGATGTGACACTCGAACCCTCTGGCGGGGTCAAGCTGGTGCATGGGTATGTGATCCGTCGCGGAGACGAGGTGGTGGCCACAGCGGAAACCACGCTGGCGTGCATCGACCAGGCCGGGAAGCTGAGGCCCGTGCCGAAGGGATTGCTGGGAGAGGATTAA
- a CDS encoding LacI family DNA-binding transcriptional regulator has protein sequence MVTLADVARHAGVSKTQVSFVLNQKNLHLVSAERRTRIAQSIRDLDYRPNLAARHLAGKSTRLLGLLLPAGAIPVHGPIIQAALTTARMRGYQMIVNTVPSAEDALANALAQLEPYDLDGVICFARGMLGHADNLGEQLERFRRVVTIGSPNAGHTRIGPDHRAAMRSVVHYLADTGRQRIGMILPVGHEHGLDDRILGVDLATEDLGWSRNDEFTVRLPRSADPWPDSTDTQSAIDRLVLEAGVDAIIAYDDIWAARIVQMLQRGGWKIPREVAVVGYGNLPIAELTAPALTTVDLQERHMGLMAVDHLITAIEDNQPLTHDTVLTVESRMVSRASA, from the coding sequence ATGGTCACTCTCGCTGATGTAGCCCGTCACGCAGGCGTCTCCAAGACACAGGTCTCGTTCGTGCTCAACCAGAAGAACCTTCACCTCGTCTCCGCAGAGCGTAGGACGCGGATCGCTCAGTCCATCCGCGACCTGGACTACCGGCCCAACCTCGCCGCACGCCACCTCGCTGGGAAGTCCACGCGCCTGCTCGGCCTGCTCCTGCCCGCAGGGGCCATCCCTGTCCACGGGCCGATCATCCAGGCGGCGCTGACCACGGCGCGGATGCGTGGCTACCAGATGATCGTCAACACGGTGCCTTCCGCTGAGGACGCGCTGGCCAATGCGCTCGCGCAGCTCGAACCTTATGACCTCGATGGCGTGATCTGCTTTGCACGTGGGATGCTCGGCCACGCCGACAACCTCGGCGAGCAGCTCGAACGCTTCCGCCGCGTCGTCACCATCGGATCGCCAAACGCCGGCCACACGCGGATCGGTCCCGATCATCGCGCCGCGATGCGCTCCGTTGTTCATTATCTCGCCGACACCGGTCGTCAACGCATCGGCATGATCCTCCCCGTCGGCCACGAGCACGGGCTCGATGACCGCATCCTTGGCGTCGATCTCGCCACCGAAGACCTCGGCTGGTCACGCAATGATGAGTTCACGGTCCGGCTCCCGCGCTCGGCAGACCCCTGGCCAGACAGCACAGACACCCAGTCCGCGATTGACCGGCTGGTCCTCGAAGCGGGGGTTGATGCGATCATCGCTTACGACGACATCTGGGCCGCGCGCATCGTCCAGATGCTCCAACGAGGCGGGTGGAAGATCCCCCGCGAGGTCGCTGTTGTCGGCTACGGCAATCTGCCGATCGCCGAGCTGACCGCCCCCGCCCTGACCACGGTCGATCTCCAGGAGCGACACATGGGCCTGATGGCGGTCGATCACCTGATCACTGCGATCGAGGACAACCAGCCGCTGACGCACGACACGGTGCTGACTGTGGAATCCCGGATGGTGTCTCGGGCCTCGGCATAG